A DNA window from Sphaeramia orbicularis chromosome 22, fSphaOr1.1, whole genome shotgun sequence contains the following coding sequences:
- the luzp1 gene encoding leucine zipper protein 1 translates to MSDHKDMTHRHLRHKLQSLGRRLDELEEATNKLQKSEDELLDLQDKIIQAEGSNSSLLGDVEALRKRLLKIQGKDEEVRKAEDLCRTVREKLEEEENLTKELKAEIERLQRRMAELEKLEEAFGKSKSDCSQLCLNLNEEKNLTKKLSSELEALKARLKEVEGSEVKLDKAEQALTMELEKLKGFTQTFVSERKRLLEKQREDEKTILKLTEQLEQQKNRLGMSADPGRADFMRSRIEDELASTGLLTSKLTGRNKGLDYLKLADDNIGLMNKSQNEKNSTLEGSQEEDNKVKELTLEVERLKNRLKQLEIVEEDLKSSESKNGELHEKFQMERNRARQLSEQVEQLRTQLCGKVIGGNGPSNVDKLGNGSSNICLNSPAKVLENGKAENEEVIMKSGFRQEKPKHRNAAAVSEPSSPKHRNRELSPQHRREAKLKKELSHSDESSPKSARRPLSPAHKSRRTPKTPTTAIPSDNGLRGTEEKTRGTTYSSVNTPSSDIKKVSVLSRYPPAANDQKPLRSAHKQPDGESKKSRVEKFSKLYVGSDSESNNSDIVPDSTGTVNSISALDKDAASVSDQESLDQVQEPVSVTSSLSKANGSYTAYRSHVTPLLPTDQGSEGHSSASETESTGSRPSEPEPVTETPAAALSSRITTSRFPRYSHVHESHSEGSSSRSSFDEELHSRTHSAEGGHQGPVHTTAGIEIQRVCSPREALRSKAVIKPAIVEIDRKEMMISESLSTNGKPKISTKPIVTTTSKMTSSITIYPNDPSSSRTSSRSSSLSSEPAPIKERHTSTSNILIGPSSEHHGSISVPYEISIPKSDITLRSCQDQDCGGEGNDICPSGSKHHSTSRMETTTSHLCCQRSKFSLQSLDATSADFNDTESGFESSSSSSTATVTSWRSPRQSHLSTDDGLPDMRNVTVRSTWRNKGTPTADEMGRGRGGTRALTDGGSEDEAETSTWRAYRATTIDTEESMNSGTGAGGNTASQRGAKPTPAEVYMRRINSVVTNTKEVEEPVVRRGKRSQSPAMEAGGLGRTIPHAPVTSQSWGRSYTPQPMAADNMEPIPNPSHSPASWRRHIPSSDSHHLGSSYDRTSKTTGASSRGELWSSRGQGSGARAEGRSSGGSRPWSHRQSEHH, encoded by the exons ATGTCTGATCATAAAGACATGACACATCGTCACCTGCGGCACAAGCTGCAGAGTCTTGGCCGAAGATTGGATGAACTGGAAGAAGCCACCAACAAGCTGCAGAAGTCTGAGGATGAGCTGCTTGATCTGCAG GACAAAATCATCCAGGCAGAGGGCAGCAACTCATCCCTCCTTGGTGATGTGGAGGCACTAAGGAAACGACTCTTAAAGATCCAGGGGAAGGATGAAGAGGTACGCAAAGCTGAGGACCTCTGCCGCACAGTCAGAGAAAAACTGGAAGAGGAGGAAAACCTTACCAAGGAACTCAAAGCTGAGATTGAACGTCTACAACGACGGATGGCGGAGCTGGAAAAACTGGAAGAAGCTTTTGGGAAAAGCAAGTCTGACTGTAGCCAGCTCTGCCTTAACCTCAATGAGGAGAAAAACCTAACCAAGAAGCTCTCGTCTGAGTTGGAGGCCCTCAAAGCCCGTCTTAAGGAAGTGGAGGGGTCTGAGGTGAAGCTGGACAAAGCAGAGCAGGCTTTGACTATGGAGCTTGAGAAACTTAAGGGATTCACGCAGACATTCGTTAGTGAGCGTAAGAGACTACTGGAGAAACAGAGAGAAGATGAGAAAACTATTTTGAAGCTGACGGAACAACTGGAGCAACAGAAGAATCGCCTTGGGATGTCAGCAGATCCGGGTCGTGCAGACTTTATGAGGTCACGAATTGAAGATGAACTGGCATCCACAGGCCTTCTCACAAGTAAACTGACTGGACGCAACAAGGGCCTTGACTACTTGAAGTTGGCGGATGACAATATTGGTCTCATGAACAAATCTCAGAATGAGAAGAACAGCACCCTTGAAGGTTCCCAGGAGGAGGACAATAAAGTAAAAGAGCTTACCCTGGAAGTAGAGAGGCTAAAGAACCGCCTCAAACAGTTGGAGATAGTGGAGGAAGACTTGAAGAGCTCAGAGTCCAAAAATGGGGAACTTCACGAGAAGTTCCAGATGGAGCGAAACCGGGCTCGTCAGCTGAGTGAGCAAGTGGAACAGCTTCGGACACAGCTGTGTGGAAAAGTCATCGGCGGTAATGGACCCAGTAATGTGGATAAACTCGGCAATGGAAGCAGTAACATTTGCCTCAACAGTCCTGCTAAGGTTCTGGAAAATGGCAAAGCTGAGAACGAAGAGGTTATCATGAAGTCAGGTTTCAGGCAAGAGAAACCAAAACACAGGAATGCTGCAGCCGTCTCAGAACCAAGCTCCCCCAAACACCGAAACAGAGAGCTCTCTCCTCAGCATAGACGAGAGGCCAAGCTGAAGAAAGAGCTGAGCCACTCGGACGAGAGTTCACCTAAGTCTGCAAGGAGACCCCTTAGTCCTGCTCACAAGAGTAGACGGACGCCCAAAACCCCTACTACTGCAATCCCATCTGATAATGGACTAAGAGGAACTGAGGAGAAAACAAGAGGAACCACATACAGTTCTGTAAATACACCCTCTAGTGATATCAAAAAGGTGTCTGTTCTTAGTCGCTACCCTCCAGCTGCTAATGACCAGAAGCCGCTGAGAAGTGCTCACAAACAGCCGGACGGGGAGAGCAAAAAGAGTAGAGTAGAGAAGTTCTCAAAGCTGTATGTAGGTAGTGACAGTGAATCCAACAACTCTGACATCGTGCCTGACAGCACTGGTACTGTCAACAGTATCTCTGCGCTAGACAAAGATGCAGCCTCTGTTTCAGACCAGGAGTCATTAGACCAGGTCCAGGAGCCTGTATCTGTCACCTCCAGCCTGTCCAAAGCCAATGGATCCTACACAGCCTACAGATCCCACGTCACTCCACTGCTGCCCACTGACCAGGGGTCAGAGGGTCATTCATCTGCCTCTGAAACAGAATCCACTGGTTCAAGGCCCTCTGAACCAGAACCTGTAACTGAGACACCAGCTGCAGCTCTAAGCAGTCGGATTACAACCTCCAGATTTCCTAGATACTCTCATGTCCACGAGTCACATTCAGAGGGTTCCTCCTCCAGAAGTTCATTCGATGAGGAGCTGCACAGCAGGACGCATTCAGCTGAGGGGGGCCACCAGGGGCCTGTGCATACTACAGCAGGGATCGAGATCCAGCGGGTGTGCAGCCCACGTGAGGCACTGAGGTCAAAGGCTGTCATCAAGCCTGCTATTGTGGAGATAGACAGGAAGGAAATGATGATTTCAGAGTCTTTATCCACCAACGGCAAACCCAAAATCTCCACCAAACCGATTGTAACCACCACTAGTAAAATGACAAGTAGTATAACCATCTATCCCAATGACCCGAGCTCCTCCAGGACcagcagccgcagcagcagcCTGTCAAGTGAACCAGCACCCATTAAAGAACGTCACACCTCCACCAGTAATATCCTTATAG GCCCCAGCAGTGAACACCATGGCAGCATCTCAGTCCCTTATGAGATCTCCATCCCCAAAAGCGATATCACCTTGCGGTCGTGCCAGGACCAGGACTGCGGAGGGGAAGGCAACGACATTTGTCCATCAGGGTCCAAACACCATAGCACTTCCAGAATGGAGACCACCACCAGCCATCTATGCTGCCAGCGCAGTAAATTCAGCCTCCAGTCGCTGGACGCTACCTCAGCGGACTTCAACGACACCGAGTCAGGCTttgaaagcagcagcagcagcagcacggcCACAGTCACCAGCTGGAGGAGCCCCAGACAAAGCCACCTCTCCACTGATGACGGTTTACCAGACATGAGGAATGTGACTGTTAGAAGCACATGGAGGAACAAGGGGACACCAACAGCGGATGAGATGggacgaggaagaggaggcaCCAGGGCGCTAACTGATGGAGGGTCAGAGGACGAGGCTGAAACCTCAACGTGGAGGGCATACCGGGCAACGACCATTGACACAGAGGAAAGTATGAACAGTGGAACAGGAGCTGGAGGGAACACTGCATCACAGAGGGGAGCCAAGCCGACCCCTGCAGAG GTGTACATGCGTAGGATTAACAGTGTGGTTACTAACACTAAAGAAGTGGAGGAGCCGGTGGTCCGTCGAGGAAAGCGCTCCCAGTCTCCCGCCATGGAAGCAGGAGGTCTCGGACGGACTATACCCCACGCACCTGTTACGTCTCAGTCCTGGGGCAGATCATATACACCACAACCAATG GCTGCTGATAACATGGAGCCCATTCCGAACCCGAGCCACAGCCCGGCCTCCTGGAGACGGCACATACCCAGCAGCGATTCACACCACCTGGGGAGTTCTTACGACCGGACGTCCAAGACGACAGGGGCCTCCTCCAGAGGGGAGCTGTGGTCCAGTCGGGGTCAAGGGTCAGGGGCCAGAGCCGAGGGGAGGAGCAGCGGGGGGAGCCGACCGTGGAGCCACCGCCAGTCTGAACATCACTAG